From one Microbacterium sp. 10M-3C3 genomic stretch:
- a CDS encoding F510_1955 family glycosylhydrolase codes for MIPPATRRVAITATVTVALLLTGCSTTPAEPDAPASTAAGLGHVHGIVDAGDGTVLLGTHTGLYTLGEDGTVTGPVGGIDLDAMGLTATGDTLYASGHPGPSTPAELGAPNLGIIRSLDAGASWEPVAFTGEEDFHVLTVTGDGTLYGIGSSRPLLRTSGDGGQTWADGAQLPAVDLAAATDGTLYAATQDGLQHSTDGGATFTPAPDAPVLYMVETDPTGGVVGVDTDGTLRRLVGTGWENVGTTTGTVQALGVTTDGAIVLVDDRGVVWIRDTTATVLIPAATP; via the coding sequence ATGATTCCCCCTGCCACCCGAAGAGTCGCGATCACGGCCACCGTCACCGTCGCGCTGCTGCTCACGGGCTGCAGCACCACCCCTGCGGAGCCCGATGCCCCCGCGAGCACCGCGGCCGGGCTCGGGCATGTGCACGGCATCGTCGACGCCGGTGACGGCACCGTGCTGCTCGGCACCCACACCGGCCTGTACACGCTGGGCGAGGACGGCACCGTCACCGGCCCGGTCGGTGGCATCGACCTGGACGCGATGGGACTGACCGCCACCGGTGACACCCTCTACGCGTCCGGGCACCCCGGCCCGTCCACCCCGGCGGAGCTCGGCGCCCCCAACCTCGGCATCATCCGCAGCCTCGACGCCGGCGCCTCGTGGGAACCGGTCGCGTTCACCGGGGAAGAAGACTTCCACGTCCTCACCGTCACCGGCGACGGCACCCTGTACGGGATCGGATCCTCCCGCCCGCTGCTGCGCACCAGCGGTGACGGCGGGCAGACTTGGGCGGACGGTGCCCAGCTGCCCGCCGTCGACCTGGCCGCCGCGACCGACGGCACCCTGTACGCCGCCACCCAGGACGGGCTGCAGCACAGCACCGATGGTGGCGCCACCTTCACCCCGGCCCCGGACGCGCCGGTGCTGTACATGGTGGAGACCGACCCAACCGGTGGGGTGGTCGGAGTGGACACCGACGGGACGTTGCGGCGCCTAGTCGGCACCGGCTGGGAGAACGTCGGCACCACCACGGGAACCGTCCAAGCCCTCGGGGTCACGACGGACGGTGCAATCGTCCTGGTCGATGACCGTGGCGTGGTCTGGATCCGCGACACCACCGCCACCGTCCTCATCCCGGCGGCAACACCATAA
- a CDS encoding phosphoketolase family protein — translation MTPTPAAPAWAHRTTDATAEQLAEVDAWWRAANYLSIGQIYLQGNPLLRHRLSREDIKPRLLGHWGTTPGLNFLYAHLNRAIRDRDLNTLYVTGPGHGGPGMVANAYLDGTYTERYPGIDRTEEGLRALFRQFSFPGGIPSHASPETPGSINEGGELGYSLVHAYGAAFDNPDLLVACVIGDGEAETGPLATAWHGNKFLNPAADGVVLPILHLNGYKIANPTVLSRIPEEELVALLRGYGHDPHVVTVGFDDETPAESHATFAAVLDTVLDEIAEIKAAAAAGTLEGRPAWPAIVLRSPKGWTCPKIIDGLPVEGTWRAHQVPLPEVRDNPEHLRILEDWLASYRPHGLFDVIGAPRPTTVAIAPDGDRRMSANPAGNGGQLTIPLRLPDFREHAHHVDPAARGALTGEATRTLGDWLAGVIRDNPDNFRIFGPDETASNRLAPPVYSVTGKQWNAAVEPVDEHLAPTGRVMEVLSEHQCQGWLEGYVLTGRHGLFNCYEAFTHIVDSMFNQHAKWLEAAREVAWRDPIPSFNYLLSSHVWRQDHNGFSHQDPGFIDLALNKSPDIVRVYLPFDANTLLSTYDHCLRSTGYINVVVAGKQPAPQWLTMDEAIEHCTRGLGILPWAGTETEGTEPDVVLAAAGDVPTLETLAAAALLREHIPDLKVRVVNVVDLTRLQSEDQHPHGLPDREFDAIFTPDKPVIFAYHGYPWLIHRLTYKRAGHQNLHVHGFQERGTTTTPFDMVMLNDLDRYRLAIDVLDHVPGLAARRAELRQELQDARLHARAHTREHGTDIPAVADWHWPHPDTTDPAIGKEPK, via the coding sequence ATGACCCCCACACCAGCAGCCCCGGCGTGGGCGCACCGCACCACCGATGCCACCGCCGAGCAGTTGGCGGAGGTGGATGCGTGGTGGCGGGCGGCGAACTATCTGAGCATCGGGCAGATCTACCTGCAAGGTAACCCGCTGCTGCGCCACCGCCTCAGCCGGGAGGACATCAAGCCGCGGCTGCTCGGCCATTGGGGCACCACCCCGGGCCTGAACTTCCTCTACGCCCACCTGAACCGCGCCATCCGCGACCGCGACCTGAACACCCTGTACGTGACCGGGCCCGGGCACGGCGGACCGGGCATGGTCGCCAACGCCTACCTGGACGGCACCTACACCGAACGCTACCCGGGCATCGACCGCACCGAAGAGGGGCTGCGGGCGCTGTTCCGCCAGTTCTCCTTCCCGGGCGGGATCCCCTCGCACGCCTCCCCGGAAACGCCGGGGTCGATCAACGAGGGCGGCGAGCTGGGCTACTCCCTCGTGCACGCCTACGGGGCGGCGTTCGACAACCCCGACCTGCTGGTCGCCTGCGTGATCGGCGACGGTGAGGCCGAGACCGGGCCGTTGGCGACCGCGTGGCACGGCAACAAGTTCCTCAACCCCGCCGCCGATGGGGTGGTGCTGCCGATCCTGCATCTGAACGGGTACAAGATCGCCAACCCGACCGTGCTGTCCCGCATCCCCGAGGAGGAGCTGGTCGCGCTGCTGCGCGGCTACGGCCACGACCCCCACGTCGTCACGGTCGGCTTCGACGACGAGACCCCGGCCGAGTCCCACGCGACGTTCGCGGCGGTGCTGGATACGGTGCTGGATGAGATCGCGGAAATCAAGGCCGCCGCGGCGGCCGGGACGTTGGAGGGGCGGCCGGCGTGGCCGGCGATCGTGCTGCGCAGCCCGAAGGGGTGGACCTGCCCGAAGATCATCGACGGTCTGCCGGTGGAGGGCACCTGGCGGGCCCACCAGGTGCCGCTCCCCGAGGTCCGCGACAATCCCGAGCACCTGCGGATCCTCGAGGACTGGCTGGCGTCCTACCGTCCGCACGGGCTGTTCGACGTGATCGGCGCCCCACGCCCGACCACGGTCGCGATCGCCCCGGATGGGGATCGGCGGATGAGCGCGAACCCGGCCGGCAACGGCGGACAACTCACGATCCCGCTGCGGCTCCCGGACTTCCGCGAGCACGCCCACCACGTCGACCCCGCCGCGCGCGGGGCGTTGACCGGCGAAGCGACCCGGACTTTGGGGGATTGGCTGGCGGGGGTGATCCGGGACAACCCGGACAACTTCCGCATCTTCGGCCCGGACGAGACCGCCTCCAACCGGCTCGCCCCACCCGTCTACTCGGTTACCGGCAAGCAGTGGAACGCGGCCGTGGAGCCCGTCGACGAGCACCTGGCCCCGACCGGGCGGGTGATGGAGGTGCTCAGCGAGCACCAGTGCCAGGGCTGGCTCGAGGGCTACGTCCTGACCGGCCGGCACGGCCTGTTCAACTGCTACGAGGCATTCACCCACATCGTCGACTCCATGTTCAACCAGCACGCCAAATGGCTCGAAGCGGCCCGGGAGGTGGCCTGGCGGGACCCGATCCCGAGCTTCAACTACCTGCTCTCCAGCCACGTCTGGCGGCAGGACCACAACGGGTTCTCCCACCAGGACCCCGGGTTCATCGACCTCGCCCTGAACAAGAGCCCCGACATCGTCCGCGTCTACCTCCCGTTCGACGCGAACACGCTGCTGTCCACCTACGACCACTGCCTGCGCTCCACCGGGTACATCAACGTCGTCGTCGCCGGGAAGCAGCCCGCCCCGCAGTGGCTCACGATGGACGAGGCGATCGAGCACTGCACCCGCGGGCTGGGCATCCTGCCGTGGGCGGGCACCGAAACCGAAGGCACCGAGCCGGATGTGGTGCTCGCCGCCGCCGGCGACGTCCCCACCCTCGAAACCCTCGCCGCTGCGGCGCTGCTGCGCGAGCACATCCCCGACCTGAAGGTGCGGGTGGTGAACGTGGTCGACCTGACCCGGCTGCAATCCGAGGACCAGCACCCGCACGGTCTCCCGGACCGGGAGTTCGATGCGATCTTCACCCCCGACAAGCCGGTGATCTTCGCCTACCACGGCTACCCGTGGCTGATCCACCGTCTCACCTACAAGCGCGCCGGGCACCAGAACCTGCATGTGCACGGCTTCCAGGAGCGGGGCACCACCACGACCCCGTTCGACATGGTCATGCTCAACGACCTGGACCGGTACCGGCTCGCGATCGACGTCCTCGACCACGTTCCGGGCCTCGCCGCCCGCCGCGCGGAGCTGCGGCAGGAACTGCAGGACGCGCGCCTGCATGCCCGCGCCCACACCCGTGAGCACGGCACCGACATTCCAGCCGTCGCCGACTGGCACTGGCCCCACCCCGACACCACCGACCCCGCCATCGGGAAGGAACCGAAATGA
- a CDS encoding heavy metal translocating P-type ATPase, with product MSDTRTVTLQVGGMIRATSKNVTEAHLGRQPGVIAVDANPVSQTATVTYDPETTSVAHLQQWVIDCGYHCAGQSVPDHICDPAHDPQAHPAQAGPDEHADHGAHAGDAAHAGHDAHADADQSEAHQHHDGAAVAGGHDHGGSAVAGHSAQDMMGHGGHHGGMSMASMIRDMRNRFLVALILSIPITLWSPIGREVIGFEVPAPFGLRDDVFMLILSLPVIFYSAWIFFDGAYRALRAKTLDMMVLVAVGVGAGWLYSLIITLTGGGEVFYEAATVLATFVLLGHWVEMRARGGANDAIRRLLELAPARAVVLRDGNEVEIPTSDVVPGDLMLIRPGAKVPTDGTVEEGESEVDESMVTGESMPVDKAPGAEVIGATVNTVGTLRVRATKVGADTALAQIVKLVQEAQNSKAPGQRLADRAAFWLVLVALIGGTLTFLVWFLAGAELPMAILFAITVVVITCPDALGLATPTAIMVGTGLGAKRGVLFKNASGIETSAHIDTVVLDKTGTLTKGEPEVTDYLPVGMDDLELLSLAAALERESEHPLAKAIVQYADRRDIPRRTATAFRNVTGQGATATVDGKQVVLGNARLMAAEGIDISPVAAQQQALADGGRTAIMFAVDGQIAGVIALADAPRDTAKAAIDALHEQGIEVAMLTGDNKPTADRIAALLGIDTVIADVLPEDKSAKIAELQKTGKKVAMVGDGVNDAPALAQADLGIAIGAGTDVAIETADVVLMRSDPLDVAIALKIGKGTLRKMRQNLGWAVGYNAIALPIAAGVFYPAFGIMLTPEIAAISMSGSSVIVAVNALLLKRLRLPAQPSASAAPTAVLANEVQP from the coding sequence ATGAGTGACACCAGAACCGTGACCTTGCAGGTGGGCGGCATGATCCGCGCGACCTCTAAGAACGTCACCGAAGCCCACCTGGGCCGCCAGCCCGGGGTGATCGCCGTCGACGCGAACCCGGTCTCGCAGACCGCGACCGTCACCTACGACCCCGAGACCACCTCGGTCGCGCACCTGCAGCAATGGGTCATCGACTGCGGTTACCACTGCGCCGGCCAGTCCGTCCCCGACCACATCTGCGACCCCGCGCACGACCCGCAGGCCCACCCTGCCCAGGCCGGACCCGACGAGCACGCCGACCACGGTGCGCACGCCGGAGACGCTGCGCACGCAGGGCACGATGCGCACGCCGATGCCGACCAATCCGAGGCGCATCAGCACCACGACGGGGCCGCCGTCGCCGGCGGGCACGATCACGGTGGGAGTGCGGTGGCGGGCCATAGCGCGCAGGACATGATGGGTCACGGCGGGCATCACGGCGGCATGTCGATGGCGTCGATGATCCGCGACATGCGCAACCGGTTCCTGGTCGCGTTGATCTTGTCGATCCCGATCACCTTGTGGTCTCCGATCGGGCGGGAGGTGATCGGATTCGAGGTGCCGGCCCCGTTCGGGCTGCGGGACGACGTGTTCATGCTGATCCTGTCGCTGCCGGTGATCTTCTACTCGGCGTGGATCTTCTTCGACGGCGCCTACCGAGCGCTGCGGGCGAAGACCCTGGACATGATGGTGCTCGTCGCGGTCGGAGTCGGTGCCGGCTGGCTCTACAGCCTGATCATCACCCTGACCGGCGGCGGCGAGGTGTTCTACGAGGCCGCGACCGTGCTGGCCACCTTCGTGCTCCTGGGCCATTGGGTGGAGATGCGGGCCCGCGGCGGGGCGAACGACGCGATCCGCCGACTGCTGGAGCTCGCGCCGGCCCGCGCCGTCGTGCTCCGCGACGGCAATGAGGTCGAGATCCCCACCTCCGACGTCGTCCCGGGCGATCTGATGCTGATCCGCCCCGGCGCGAAAGTCCCCACCGACGGCACCGTCGAGGAGGGCGAATCCGAGGTCGACGAGTCGATGGTCACCGGCGAATCCATGCCGGTAGACAAGGCCCCCGGCGCCGAGGTGATCGGCGCGACCGTGAACACCGTCGGCACCCTGCGGGTGCGGGCCACGAAGGTCGGCGCCGACACCGCGCTGGCGCAGATCGTGAAGCTCGTGCAGGAGGCGCAGAACTCCAAAGCCCCCGGCCAGCGCCTCGCCGACCGGGCCGCGTTCTGGCTGGTCCTGGTGGCCCTGATCGGTGGCACCCTCACCTTCCTGGTGTGGTTCCTCGCCGGGGCTGAACTGCCGATGGCGATCCTGTTCGCCATCACCGTCGTCGTCATCACCTGCCCCGACGCGCTCGGCCTCGCCACCCCGACGGCGATCATGGTCGGCACCGGGCTCGGTGCCAAGCGCGGGGTGCTGTTCAAGAACGCCTCCGGGATCGAGACCTCCGCCCACATCGACACGGTGGTGCTGGACAAGACCGGCACTCTTACCAAGGGGGAACCGGAGGTCACCGATTACCTCCCGGTCGGGATGGACGACCTCGAGCTGCTCTCCCTCGCCGCCGCACTCGAGCGGGAGTCCGAGCATCCGCTGGCCAAAGCGATCGTGCAGTACGCCGACCGCCGGGACATCCCCCGCCGCACCGCGACCGCCTTCCGCAACGTGACCGGCCAAGGCGCGACCGCCACCGTCGACGGCAAGCAGGTCGTGCTCGGCAACGCCCGCCTGATGGCCGCCGAAGGCATCGACATCTCCCCGGTCGCCGCGCAGCAGCAGGCCCTCGCCGACGGCGGACGCACCGCGATCATGTTCGCCGTCGACGGGCAGATCGCCGGCGTCATCGCCCTGGCCGACGCGCCGCGCGACACCGCCAAAGCCGCCATCGACGCCCTCCACGAACAGGGCATCGAGGTGGCCATGCTCACCGGCGACAACAAACCCACCGCCGACCGCATCGCCGCACTGCTGGGCATCGACACCGTGATCGCCGACGTGCTCCCCGAAGACAAATCCGCCAAGATCGCCGAGCTGCAGAAAACGGGCAAGAAGGTTGCGATGGTCGGCGACGGCGTCAACGACGCCCCCGCGCTGGCCCAAGCCGACCTCGGCATCGCGATCGGCGCCGGCACCGACGTCGCGATCGAGACCGCCGACGTCGTCCTGATGCGCTCCGACCCGCTGGACGTGGCCATCGCGCTCAAGATCGGCAAGGGCACGCTGCGGAAGATGCGGCAGAACCTCGGCTGGGCCGTCGGCTACAACGCGATCGCCCTCCCGATCGCCGCCGGCGTGTTCTACCCCGCGTTCGGGATCATGCTCACCCCCGAGATCGCGGCGATCAGCATGTCCGGCTCCTCCGTCATCGTCGCCGTCAACGCCCTCCTCCTCAAGCGACTGCGGCTCCCGGCACAACCCAGCGCAAGCGCCGCGCCAACCGCTGTGCTCGCGAACGAGGTGCAGCCGTGA